From the Ignavibacteriales bacterium genome, the window TTGTACCGCTTTCTATCTTGGCTTATTGCTTTTGCTTAAAGTCTCTTCCGACATAAATGAGAAATTTGATAAGTACGCCCGTAAATTAAAGCTGATAAGATGAAGATTGTTTATGATCATCAGACTTTTGCTATGCAGAGATATGGAGGTATCTCCCGCTATTTCTATGAAACAATTAAAGATCTGCTTGGAAGTGACTCCCTGGATATCTCGGCTTTTATGGGTTACTTTATAAATGAATACGGGCTTGAGGATTTTAAGGATGCTTTTACGCATTTCTGGGGAAAGAAATATAAACCCCGGTTTAAGACCAAGCTCCTTTTTCTGAAACTAAACGAATATCTCCTCCCGCGTTTCATTAATAAATATGATTTTGATCTTTATCACCAGACCTATTACAATTATCTCTGCCCATCATTTAAAGGTAAAAGGGTAATGACTGTCCTTGATATGACGCATGAATTTTTTCCCGATTCATTTTCTCCTTTGGATAAAACTTCCGAATGGAAAAAACAGTCTATTCCCAAAGCCGATGGACTTGTATGTATCTCGGAGTCAACACGCCGCGATTTGATTAGGGTATTTAATGTGCCTGAAGAAAAAACCAGGGTGATCCATCTGGGAAACTCCATCGATCCTAATGTCAAGGGTGAACGGATTATAAAAGATGATTACATCCTTTTCGTCGGTGATAGGAAAGGTTACAAAAATTTTACGTTGCTTGCTAATGCTTTTGTTGCTTTACCTGATATTAATAACTCGTTCAAACTCGTTTGCTATGGAGGAGGTCCACCTTCGGCAAAAGAGCAGGAGTTTGTTAAGACAAATGCCCTTGAGGGTAAAATTATTTTTGATGGGGGTGATGATAAACGCTTAGCAAATTTTTATAAATATGCATCTGTCTTTGTTTATCCATCTAAATATGAAGGTTTTGGCATCCCCCCTCTTGAAGCAATGACTATCGGCTGCCCGGTGATTGCCTCAAATATAAGCTCGATTCCCGAAGTAGTAGGGGATGCCGGTTTATATATTGACCCGGATAGCCTTGAAGATATGAAGGAAAAGCTATTACTTATGCTTAATGGCGAAAAGACCCGGTTAGATTTTATTAATAGGGGACTTGAACAGCAAAAGAAATTTAGTTGGAAAAGGTGTGCTGAAGAACATATAAAATTTTATAATGAATTGCTAGAAAGATGAAACAACCTGTCATCAGCATAATAACCGTTGTCTATAATGGTAAGAAAGTTTTACCAATGACTATAAAGAGTATTGCCACGCAAACGTATGACAATATAGAATATATAATTATAGATGGTGCGTCCACTGATTCTACACTGGATGTTATTGAGAAAAACAAAAATATTGTTTCGAAGTTTGTTAGTGAACCGGATAGAGGCATCTATGATGCGATGAATAAGGGACTCAAAATTGCCACAGGTGATTATGTATGGTTTCTTAATGCTGGAGATGAAATATACTCTTCGGATACTATTTCTAAAGTATTTGAGCTGGAGGAAGCTGATGCTTATTACGGGGATGTCGGTTATATAGATGAAAACGAAGAAGACCTTGGAACACGTACTTTAAAAACTCCTCCTGAATCTTTTAGCTGGAAAGATATGATTTGGGGAATGGTCGTTAGCCATCAGTCCTTTATTGTAAAAAGAAAATATGCGGTAAACTACGATCTAAGATATAAATATACCGCCGATGTTGATTGGATGATAAAAACTTTGAAGAATTGTAAAACAATCGGAAATACTAAGTTGATATTATCTAAATTTCTCGTCGGTGGATTCTCCAAGAAAAATATAATCAGCTCAAATCGAGAGCGATTTTCTATCCTTAGAAAACACTTCGACCTTTACGAAGTCCTAAAAAGCCACGCCCTTCTTTCGAAAGATTTTATTAAGTACTATCTATCCAATAAAAAGAAATATTATTAGCGGGACAGTTAGCTGCCCCGCCAAATTATTGTCTTATTTAACCAGTACCATCTGTTTGGTTTCAACAAAATTTCCAGCTGTCAATCTGTAAAAATAAACGCCGCTGGATAGATTTGCTCCGTTAAAGCTGAACTCGTAACTCCCTGCATTCATCTGGGTATTTATTACTTCCTGTACATCCGAACCCCTCATATCATAGATTGTCAACCTAACATCAGTATTTTGTGACAGATCGAATTTTATCTTCGTTGATGGATTGAAAGGATTCGGATAGTTATTATATAGCTTATATTTATCGGGTATTGAGTTTCCTGCCTGGATATTTCCTGTTACTAGTACTGCAATCGTATCTGAATACGCGGAATTAGAAGCCCCATTAAATGCATATACCCTATAATAATACAAATTTGTAGGTGATATCCCTGAGTTATCTGTAAAGTTCTCCGCGTTGGCTCCCGTTGTACCGACAACCTGGAAATTATCAGGAGTGCTTAGACTCCTTTCGATCTTAAATCCTTGCTCATTACTAGAATTATCAAACCATGTTAAGTAAATAGAACTGGTTGACAATGGAAATCCCAGTAGATTGGATGGCGCCGCAGGGGCCAGGCTGCCTCCCGTTGATGTATATAAAATTTTCCCATCTCTTCCTACTACCCATCCCTTATTTGTTGTAACAAAATCTGTTGAGAAAAACCACGTCGTTGTTCCT encodes:
- a CDS encoding glycosyltransferase family 4 protein, with product MKIVYDHQTFAMQRYGGISRYFYETIKDLLGSDSLDISAFMGYFINEYGLEDFKDAFTHFWGKKYKPRFKTKLLFLKLNEYLLPRFINKYDFDLYHQTYYNYLCPSFKGKRVMTVLDMTHEFFPDSFSPLDKTSEWKKQSIPKADGLVCISESTRRDLIRVFNVPEEKTRVIHLGNSIDPNVKGERIIKDDYILFVGDRKGYKNFTLLANAFVALPDINNSFKLVCYGGGPPSAKEQEFVKTNALEGKIIFDGGDDKRLANFYKYASVFVYPSKYEGFGIPPLEAMTIGCPVIASNISSIPEVVGDAGLYIDPDSLEDMKEKLLLMLNGEKTRLDFINRGLEQQKKFSWKRCAEEHIKFYNELLER
- a CDS encoding glycosyltransferase, whose product is MKQPVISIITVVYNGKKVLPMTIKSIATQTYDNIEYIIIDGASTDSTLDVIEKNKNIVSKFVSEPDRGIYDAMNKGLKIATGDYVWFLNAGDEIYSSDTISKVFELEEADAYYGDVGYIDENEEDLGTRTLKTPPESFSWKDMIWGMVVSHQSFIVKRKYAVNYDLRYKYTADVDWMIKTLKNCKTIGNTKLILSKFLVGGFSKKNIISSNRERFSILRKHFDLYEVLKSHALLSKDFIKYYLSNKKKYY